From the Anopheles merus strain MAF chromosome 2L, AmerM5.1, whole genome shotgun sequence genome, the window AAGTAGGTCCGCTCAGTTTTATCCGGAATCgtttggaatcgtccggaatcgcctggaatgatccggagtcgtccggaatcggttgGAGTAGTTGAGAGCtcgagttgtccggagtcgtcggagttgtccggaatcGGTTGGAGTCGGCTttcgaaacaaaggcctgtATACGAAGTGCACGCGTAAagtgaaatacaaaaaaaaacagaacaaaatgaAATCCCTAATCACAAGTACATTACACTGGACGGCTCCTATTTGCTCCGACCGACTCCGATCTACTCTGGACGATTCTGAataactccgactccggtcaACTACGGccggctccggacgactctggatgactctggacgactttagacgactctgaacgactccagacgactctgaacgactccggacgactccggacgactccggacgactccggacgactccgaatgactacGATTTCAAaagactccaaacgactccagaagactccgtacgactccggacgactccaaacgcctttggacgactctgggcgactctggacgactaaGGATGATTCCGACTCCGTGCGGAACTACTACTTCGGATTTTGCCAGAGTCAGtgtcggactaacaatagccaGAGTAGGATCGGAACCGTGGGTGCGCTTGAAAGGGCACATCACTATTTTAAACCACCTCATTTTCTAACGCAAGGGGCATGCTCATATCGAAATTCACGTCAAAATCATCCCTGATGGGAATGATTATTACCGACAAGCATTATAAAGACAAATCTAATCTGGCTCTCATGTCATAAGGAATGCAGAAGCACTGCTGAATTCATTATCTCATTAATATTGTTGTCTGTGTAGACGTCATTGGGCTGAAAGGAATGAAAGGAAACACAACACAATTCTATGTTGCCGCTGAATGTTGAATGTTTGCATGAGTGTCCTGAACATTGAATGAGAAATGTAccttttatgattattttataTATTAATGCTTTTATTCTCCATCCTTCTTATCCGTCCAGGTGTGGGCAAAACGAGCCTGGTGGTGCGGTATGTCTCGAACGTGTACACGAAGGAAATATCGCCCACGATCGGTGCGTCCTTTTTCACCTGCAAGGTCAATCTGGAGGACTTTAAAGTAAAGATGCAGGtatgtaatttaatttaaaaaaacacacacacttccattACTTTATTTACAATTTATCTTACCACGGCCAGGTTTGGGATACGGCGGGCCAGGAGCGGTTCAAAGCGATGGCCCCGCTGTACTATCGCAACGCGAACGCCGCCCTGCTCGTGTTCGATCTCACGCAGTACAACTCGTTCAACGAAATCAAGGGCTGGGTACAGGAGCTGCAACGGAACGTGCAGGAACCGATGGTACTGTCGCTCGTCGGCAACAAGCTCGACCTGGAAGCGAAACGTGCCGTCTCCCGGGAAGAGGCTATGCTGTACGCGAACTCGATCGGGGGCAACTACTTCGAAACGTCCGCCTTACACGATCAGGTACTacgttttctgtgtgtttgtgtgcgtatcTATGCATTTGAAAGGATTTTTAATGCCgcattttctctcttttcgttGGCTTGTGCACAGGGTATTGAGCAAGTGTTCATATCGATAGCGGTAGGATTAATTAAACTGTCCGGCGAGGACGTCTGCTCGTCGCTGAAGCGGTACGAATCGAACGATTCGCTCGTACTGTCCGGATATTCAACGAGTAAGCCATCGCAAACGTTCCGTCTTGCTTTTCTTCGCACACAAAAGCTAATCTATTTTTCTCCTTCCAGGAGTAAACGGTGTCGTGCAGATGGGCATTCCGGTGGAAAATGACAGTATATTAAGCGACGGTATGGGCAGGCTGGAGACGCCTTCCTGGAGCCGGGACCACATAGCGCACGGTGACGAGCAGCGGGTCGGTTGGTGCTGCTATTAACACGGTTACTCCGCTGGACACGACAACACGGCTTCTCTACACCGGGCACACCGGCATGACGCATAGACAAGTGCGCCCGCGCGCGCTCACGGAGAACCGCGCGAGCCTGTGAAGAACGAGGGGATTTCAGACAGATTTGTGATAgctttttatatttatatacacatatacacacagacacacagacacactccgACACAGCCAGCACACATGAACAAAGGCGAGAAACACCACTCAACTCTTCTAGATGACATAGTAGAAACGAAAGCAGGGGAGTCCCCcgtggtgtttgtgtttgctggCTCGGTGGGTGACGATGGCTCGAACTCGCTTTGTAAAACTGTTTGTTAGAGAAGTTGGAAGCAAATCATTTCATTGAACCCGCTACATTATGTGTGATAAGAAAATGGGGAGTAAAAGCACGTGCTTGCGAGAGGATAGATAAACTGAAAGagtaagaaagagagagtttGGAAGGGAAAGGGACATGCTGCTAGCTTATCGTTTCGCAGTTTCAgacgcatgtgtgtgtgtgggatttACAGCAAGAATTTAGAGCAGAACGAACTATACGCGACACACTTCCTCTAAGCTTATTGAGAGGGACTTAGGGTTTAGGGGTTCGAAGGAAAGGGTGTTTCGGTAGTTTTCCCACCTCACAGGCGCACCCAGCGTATGACGACGCAGTACTATAGGAAGGGGCAGGACGCAGATAAAGCGGGTGAGCTGTGTTCGGGTCGAGTGGGGCaacgatgttttgtttttgcagctGGCACCACCGTGACACGTGAATAGATCTCTTccacaagtgtgtgtgtgcagattAATTCGATCCGATGCGTCTGCTGACGCGTCACACGTAAGACGAAAGCGAAGACCAATGCTAACACCAAGTGCGCTCATATcgatatatttattatttaagtCAAAAAGTCAATTATTTTCCCAATCATCTCGATGCTGCTGGACGCCGTTTCCGCCCCATTCCATTGTTGACCCTTCATCATTGTATGTATATGGCTTGCATTTTCATTCATATTATTCTGTTTTTCCGGCGCCTCGTTGTTCGGATTCGTacagtcttttttttttaataaacattttGCGAAGAGCTGTATTAAAAAAGGCaagattgtttttaaaaaatcgaaagaaaaaataccGTTTTATTACTGTTTAAGAGGTCATTCGAAAATATTCGATTCTGGGATCGATTCCGATtgtggaaccgattccgaagGATAATGATTATCAATTCCAAAACGATTCTGGAACTGATTCCAATTCTGGGTCCGATTTTGGTTCTGGAACTAGCTTCGATTCTGTTACCGATTCCTGTACCAATTTCGGTTCAGGAACTAGTTTCGAtcctggaaccgattccgattttgGAACCGATTCCTATTCTGGAAATAATTCCAATTATGAAACTGATTAAGATTGTAGAACGGATTCTATTTCTGAAATCGATACAGACTTTGGAACCTGTGtctcggggttttttttttcaagtaaACCTTAAGCGAAGAGctgtattaaaaaaagaacttttcaataattcaaataaaaattacatacAAATTACTACATTGCTCAAACGTGTTGAATGCATGAATAAGCGCCACACTTCGGCTATTGCGCTGCGCAGTATACCTCGTACAAACAGCGTTGCTTAGGGCTATTCCTAGCGACGAGGGCCATCATCGGCAACGCCACATGCCGCACATGTAAAAACACAAGCACCGCGTCAGCTGTTTTCTTTGCTGCGTATGTATTGGTGTGAGCGCGGCGTTCAACGCATTTGCAAGCCGTCCGCCTGCAACCTGTTGCCATGACAACGACGCGCGTCAACAGCGGAACGTCACCGAATGCCCCATTCGTTTCCAAGGGGCAGGTCAGTGTAAACAACGCAAAGTGCGGGCGTTCGTGAATGCTCCGCTGTTGAAGAAATTGACGTTTTAAGCTGTGCTGAAGGAAGTAATTGGATTACCAGTAGTCAAgaagaaatggaaatggaagtgAACGCCGGCAAATTGGGTAAGCCGGGAACCGGTAAGGCGAGCTTTAAATTCAACTCCTCGAACGATGGGTAAGTAGAGTACGATATTGCTTCGTTGCTTTGTGTCTCTTCATCTTTTGGATTGTTCCGTTTTGTAGTGTCCTGTTGCGGCTTCACCATACCGTAAAGAACGAGACGGAAGGGACGGTGGTACGGATACGTTTCACAGCGGCCGGATTCACTGCGAACAACGAACGGCTGGTTGCAGCAGATCATCGGTAAGATGAGAAAAAGAAGCCCCATTTTGGCCGTAAAAGCAGCTAATAGTTCTTTTCCTTCGCTTTTAGGGACAATGTATTTGTGTTCGATTTGGTTGGCCAGCGGTTTTGGGCGGTTGCGGAGCAGCTCAAGCGCATAACCATCATCGAAGGACTCGTCGGTGGTAATCTAGTTGCCCTTGGCAGCAAGGACGGGATGGTGTTTATTCTTGATTTGGGTAAAGCTCTCCACTGCTCCAAGTATTTCTACCTGATTACTCATGTTGAGAtacaatttcctttttttgtacagATGAAAACAATTGCGCCCGGAAGCTGAATGCCCATCCGGGTCGGGTTGTGTATCTCGCCAGCTCCTCACCGAACCACGCCACCGCAAAGTTACGCTCGAAAGCAACCGGAATATCCTCACCGGCCGATGCATTTGAACGATACGATCGCACCTATCTGCTGGCAGCATCGCAGGACTGCGCCAAACTGTACTCGCGCGAAGACTTTGCCGAGCTGGCCTGCCTCCGGTACGGGCTGGCGGCGAACAACTCGTTCCGCCCGAACGCTTGGCACTGGTTCGGGGCACCTACCGGTCCAGCATTGATTACGCACAGCACCGAGGGGGTTGTCCGGGTGTACCGGCCCAACTTCAAACTCGTCAAAGAGCTAAACATCACACGGCTTATCGAGCTTTATCGTAAGAACACCCCAGCCCAAACGATCACCTTCGAGCGGCAGCGTTCTGAGAGCGCTGCAGAAGAGCCCGATAGTGTTGAGCTGACCGTAAAGCGTCTCACCGAAGCGATGGTATCGCCCGGTCGACGCATAACGACCGCCCAGCCCACTAAGGATGGGCAGTACTACGTGGCGTTGTGCGGACACAGCACGCTCGCCTTCCTTGCCCTCGACTCGTGGCTCGTCTGCCGGGTGGTTACGCTGTCCAATTTGTTTATCGCACAGTTTGCATTCCTGCCGGCCGGTGAGAGCGCCGGCAGTGGTCGTAGAGCACGCTGCTGCACACTCACCGTGCGTACCACGGGCAATGATTTAATGCTGCTAAATTTCGGCAACGATGCCGGCTGTCTCGACAATAATCCTTCCGTACTGCGACCGCTTGCgagtggcagtggtggtggtggtggtggtggtggtgtggtgcatAATTGCTATAAATTTGCCCTCGCTCCCAACGGGCGCATGCTGGCGAACGTTCTCGGCAGTGGTGAGGTGTTGCTGCACAACTTGGACCCGTACCGGCGGATCGAtgcagcagcatcggcaaTGGGACACCACCGGAAGGCGGCACGGAAAATTGAACGCCCCGGAAGCGGTACGTCGTCCTGCACGGGGAGTTTGGGTCGGCTACAGCGGTCACCACGCAAAGCGAAGCTAGAACAACAAATAAACGCCCTCCAGGTGCAGGTGAGTACGCTTTGGGGTGGGTGCCAGTTTTAAGGTTTTAGCATCCCACCTTCCCCGTGCTAAGCCTCGGTTCTGGCGGATatttggaatttattttgcatctaATTACATGACGTCCAAGCGACACCACGTCCGGTCGGTTTGGTGTAGTGATGGGCGCTCGAAATCAGCACTGAAACAATGTAACTAACTTCTATACGGGTACTGAATTCCAATCTGGAACCGATTCGGATGGGTAATCGATTTCGATGCAGGAACCGATACCGATGGGtaatcgatttcgattccgaaaccgattccgattctgaaaCCAACTTCAATTCTGGCACCGGTATTCATGGAACTGGAACTGAATTCCTTTCTGGAAACGATTTCGTTTACGAAACGAACGGTTTATGAAATTCTGATACCGATTCTGGAACTGAATTCGAATTTTCTGATTTGCGAGCCGATGCTGATTCTGGAATCGTCCACGATTCTTGAACTGAATGGAACTCTGGATCCAATTTAGATTTTGAAGTAGATTCCGGTTCTGGAGCTGAATTCGATTCtggaaatttcatttcatttcatttattgaaTCCATATTGAATGAATCCAATTATGGAACTGAATCcaattctggaatcgattctgtaTTCGGAACCAACTCCGTATCCGGAACTAATTTCGATATTCTGATCAATTCATCAACTGATTCCAGTACCAAATAAGATTCTGGAACCGATACTATGTGTGGAACCAAGTTGATACTAGAATAAATCCCGATTCTGAAAGCTATTCTGATTCTGGACCCGATTTCGATTCTATAATCGAttttgattctgattccgattctgaATCTGAACAAGATTCTGGAACCGATTTTAGCTCTGGATCAATTCCTATtttggaaccgattccgattcagGAACCGATTCCATATTCGGAATTGTTTCCAACTAATTTCAATATTAAAACCAATTTCGATTCAAGAACCTTTTCCAGAACCGAATATAATCCAGGAaccaattccaattctggaaccgattccaaGGACGAACCAATTTCGATACCAATGTCGATAGCCGATTGTTGATTGctgaagccgattccgaatcAAAGACCGATTCCGGACGtactctccggaatcgattccgataaatacttcatttttcccatcactaattcGATTTACATACATTTCATCCGCATTACAATTTAGTatctttttcctctctctatctctctctatctctctctatctctctctctctctctctctctctctctctctatctctctctctctctctatctctccctctttGCGTGTTTAATTTGCAGCTCTCGAAAACACTGCCCAAACATCGGCTGCTACCGATACTGCGGGAGTACGGCGAATATCCGGCCAAGCATCGAGCAACCATTTGGCGCACACTACTAGAGCTGCCGGGTGATCGGGCCAGCTACGCGGTACTGCTGAACCGCGGCTCCCATCCGTGCGTGGCCTCTTACGAGCAGCGATTTGCCGGGCTCGATCGGCGTACCGTGCGCAATCTAAAGCGTACCGTCTCCTGTCTGGCCCACTGGTGCCCAGCCTTCGGACTCATCGATTATCTGCCGAGCTTTGTGCTGCCGTTCGTCCGCCAGCAGCCAACCGATGCACTTGCCCTGTTCGAAACGGTGGCCACCGTGCTGATGAACCAGTGTCAGCACTGGTTCGAGTACGCACCGCTCGAACCGTTCAACTATCTGGCGATGGTCGAGAACGTGCTGGCCGACTGTGAGCCCCGGCTGATGGCATTCTACCGGCGGAATGGTGTCGCGCCGCGAACGTACGCAGTGCCGCTGATGGAGAGCGCGTTCGTGCGCTGCTGCAGTGGTGGAACCGATGGCGACAACCAGTGGCTAACGCTGTGGGATCACGTGCTGTCGAACGAGCCGTGCTTTGGCGTGTTTCTCGTCGCCGCGTACAGCAGCCTCCATCGGGGCACGCTGCTGAAGGCCACCGCCGACGGTGGATCAACAACGGTGGAACGGATATTCTTCCATCAATCGAGCGCGTTCGGCGATGTGCGGCGGTTGGTAGGGCGTGCGCACGACCTAATGGAACGTTGCACCGCTGCTGCCCATCCGAGGCACTACTTTAAACCCTTTACCCCGCTCAACATGCCGTCCACACTGCCGACCGTCAATGACGGGTGGAAACCGTCGTCTTGTGACAGTGCGGCCAGTAACGCTGTCGATTGTTTCTCGCCCGCTGGGGAAAGTGAGGAGCTTTCGGCACACTCCACCGCCTCTCCGACACCTTCCGGCGAGGCGGCTAATGCGTCGGAAAAGGGATCTTCCCACCGTACGTACGCGAGCTTTGCCAACTTTCCGCACAAGCTGACCGAAGTGCGGTGCACGGAAACGGACACGCTGCGAGCGGAACAGCGCCGGCTGGAGGGGAAAATTATCGAGCTGGAAAAGCTGGAGCACGGTCTGCGGGAGCGGCTGGCGAACGATCTGGTGCGGCAGGAGCATGAGCAGCGTGTGAAGGGTAAGTGCAGGTAAAAATCCACGCTCTGACGAAGCGTAACCGCCACGTGGATGTACGGCAAATGGAAAAGAACGTGGTGGAGTCATTGGCTCCCCGTTTTCAGCCCACCCTTCCCTCCCCCGGATTCAGGCTCATGAGCAATCAAGCTTAGTTGCCGGAGAAATGGGTTGGCCTTTCGGGGTGGTCATCTCGCAACACCGTGAGTGGCTCGGTGGAGGTGCCGAGTGGCCGTggggagttttgtttttaatcgtATTAAAGTCAACCGAAAACCGAGAAGCGTCCCCTTTTCGCCGCCCGCGGATGTTCCTTGTCCATTGTCCAGGCGCGATGGATGCATTGGCATGAAATAAGCGGCTTACGtgatgtgttgtgtgtgtgtgtgtttgttgcagCATGCGCGTACGTGCTTCTCATATGCTTTACAAAATCTTCTGAAAAGCGGCCATGttaaaaacacgttttacggGCAATTCTTGTCCATTATAGAGATAGGTTCTCTTGATGTATCGACGGTTCCACTCCAATTCCGGCTAGTGCGATTAGGACTCCGCCACCTCtgtccggaatcggaatcgtctGTAATCGTTCGGTACTGTTGAATTTGTCGGAATTGTCAGAATCTTTGGAATGTCGTCTgtaatcgtccggaatcgtctggaacgAATCACTGACCGGCCGGAATCTTCCAGTGTTGTCGGATTTGAATTGCTCAAATTGAACATCCGATCGTCGGTATTATCCAGAATCGTCAGATTTGTCGGAATTGTCGGAATCTTCGAGATTGTCTGTAAATGTCCGGAATTGAAAGATCTCCCCAAACCTCCATATATGACGGAATCTTTGAGATCGTCTGTAATTTTTTGGAATTGTCCGGAACTGTTGAATTTTTCGGAATTGTTGGAATTGTCTGTATTTTATAAATCGTCTGGAATTGCTGAATATTGTCCCGAATTGTGCAGAATCGTTTTGTACCGTCAGAATTATTGAAACCTTCAGAATCTTTGGATCAGCCGGAACCATCCGGAACAGTCGGATTTATCTGAATtatcggaatcgttcggaccGAATATCTGATCGCCGGAATCGTCCGTATCCGttggaatcgcccggaatcgtgtAGAATCGCTTGGAATCGTCTGTCGGAACTGTCGGATTATTGGAATCTTCAGGATCGTCTGTAATTGACCTGAATTGTCGAAGTTGTCGGAATTATAGGAAACGTCGGAATCTTCGGCATTCCGACGGCTCCGAACAAGTGGTGGgggctcggaatcggacctatccgattccgattccatgttcagaatcaattccggagccgattctgttGCTGGAACCGAATCCAATTCCAGacccgattccggaaccgattctgattccggagccgtttCCCATCCCAGAGCCTATTTCGGTTCTTgagctgattctgattcctGTATCGATTGCGGATACTGATTCCGAACCTactttccggaatcgattccaaaaaACTTCGGAACTAGCCGAGCTCGATACCgacaaaaacatcatttttcccatcactactccggacgattctgaACGAAtctggacgattccgaacggtTATGGACATGTCCGGACGTTTTCGACAATTTTGATTGACCCtctggaattggctccgattttttttctcgatcATATCCAACTCTAGCCCATTATTGGAGTACAATGGTTAGGGTGCGCACAATAACAGCTTAAAGTTATGGCGTTTTTCCTACCGAAACCGAATCCCAATGCGGAATAATTGCGACGTTTTGCAATATAAAGTTGAATGCGCCTATAAGCGCATTGGTTGCCTAGCTTTAAGCACTGGGCGCTCCCCTACCCCCTTTGCTACCAGGAATTTGCTACACAATTTCATGTCCAACAGCTTCCAGAAAATTGGATGTACCTCTCAATGAAAACATGGACCGCCGGATGTTGGCTGTCCCGGTAACACAAATACTGCTCCAGCAAATTGAGTGTGCTCCTTGGTAGTCAAGATTCCTGGCAACTTCCCTCTAGAATGTACCCATGTACCCTGGTGCTGTTTGTCTTTGGCAAAACCGGGGACATGCTGTCACTTAAATCTATATCATCAAATATGTATATTTTGTCTCTTCCCGGGAACTCACGACATAAAACATGTCGTTAAGGTTTAACAAGGCACTTGCATTTCCCTGAATTAGTAATACCAACAGAGTAGGCCGGCATACAGCAACtgtttctcaaaaaaaaaagcatgcgAAACGCGTTATTTGCCATTCTTCGAAACGGACAAAGAAGGATCGAAGTGTGCTGAAATGTTCTCAATATTCTTGGTCATCCTTCAACGCCCTTTCcctgatgctgatgatgatacaTCCGTGACGAGAAATCGAAGAAGACCTTCCTGGCAAGGTAGCTGCTAACACGCGCTGTTCGTTCGtttctccttttttccccGTAGCCGTGGAACGCAACCTCGAGGAAGCGATCGCCCGGGAGGAGCAGCGGGTCGAGATGCAGCGGaaattgttgctgctgcaccggAAGCAGCTGCGCGAGCGGGAAAACGAACTTTCGCTCGACGTGGCGAACGCGAAGCTCATCAACGACGCGACGGTGCGGGAGCGGGAGCTCGATGCGCTGCTGAACAAGTTTGCCCGTGAGGTAGGTCAGAATGGTTCGAATTCGTCCCTATTTTCCCCAGCGCGGTGGCAAAGAGTGTTtggtaaaaaaatgaatttctttgcgttcaatttccattcctttgggttttttttcttctttgctggTATCTATTCGGGGTTTCTTTGTGTGAAACTATCTGCGCCCTGTTTTCCTTCAATGCCCTTTTTTCTCCCAATCCCAATTTCCcagcgacaacgggaggaaacCGATCTGCTGTTTGCCGAGGAGGACATTAAGCTGAAGGAGCTGGAACTGTTGGGCCGGTATCGGACGGAACCCGACGCAGCGCGAGTGCGCCGGCCGCTCGATCAGCGGTACCAGGTGGCGCTTGAACAGCTGGCAGTGCAGAAGCTGAAACTTTACGACGAAATTGATCGGGTAAGTTTGGCTGGCCACCCGTGTTTAGCAAAGCGACCCCTACCAGGGAGGTTTTGTTTGAAGACAGGAGCAAGTTTTAATCGCGTATCGCGTACCGGTGCATACTACAGACATACTCGTCGCTCGGTATGCCGGCGGGAGCGAACGAGTACGCGTACCGGACGGTGTCGGAGCTGCGCAAGGTAGCGTCTGCTGCGGCGTATGGCAGCGAGCGACAGCGCGACAAGATGGAAGAGCGCCCCCGAGAACGGCTACCAGGGCTGATTGGAAGCGATTCCTCAAGTCAGGTAAAATAGTTCGTTTTGCGGTTTTTATGTGACGTATTTCGAATAAAATGGCTTCCTATTTTCTCACAACGGTTTTAGGTGTACGCGGACACGATACGGCGCATGGAGGAGCAGGTGAAGGTTTTGCAGCGCCTCAAAAATGACGTCCAAAGGAAATGAAGGTATCCGAACGTGGCCAATTtaagagtttgtgtgtgtgtgtgtgtgtgtctgtattaTTTTGTCTTTCGTAACAAAATTGGTACCATTTCCGAACGAAACAAGCACAAGAAATAGCCTCACATCATCCATAACTGATGACAGCGATGCCCGACTGCCccctaaaaaaacacacacacacacagacacactccaATGGCCCCCGGGATTGTGTGGCAGAGACGGGCAAATGCAAGCGATGAAAAATGCACTTGCCCCAGCACTGCTCTGTTGCACATATTTTATCCCATTTCTTGCTAGTTAGTTAGCCCATCTCGCCCATTCGTGTTACAATCCCCGGTTGGCAATGGTAAAGGGGCTTCGCAGGTGGTGGCAAGATCATCCCATAATAAAGATTTATTGCATGCCGAGTGCCAATTGGCacactgggggggggggggggggaggggtgtgGATCAAAACCCGGAGCGAACAAAAGTCCTGCACCGCACAAGGCGATCGGTATGACCTTTTTAGCTTTTCGAAGCCAAATGGTTCGGGATGATTCGGTGCAAACGGtgtccttcttcttctcgggacattcctgctgctgctgctgcttggtgCACTGATATACTATTCTTTTTGCAATCACCAGCTGGTGCTGGGTTACTTTCAACTTTCTTGCACTTTGCTTTGCCCATTCGATTGGGCGCAAAATCCTCCCCGCTGGTAAGGGAGCAAATCCACATGCCACACGATCCATACCGGTCGGTGTCGGTGGTGCGACCGAATGGGTTGAAATATTTGCATCACACATTTGGGGTTAATGATTAATAATGCTTCTAGCCCTGGAAAAAAAGATCCATGAAAGCGCTATTGGTGGATGAAGGAGGACAGTTTTTCGCTTTCGACCAGCTACACACCTCCATATGGTTCTTAACCCCGTTGCATTAGACCTCCGAAGCTTGGGAGGGGGAAAGGTCTGATAACACAATTCAACAATGGGCACGTAACTTGCACCAATTGCCACGTGGTTTTTGGTACGTTTGTTGCGATACGGCAGCTTTGCGGGATTTATTTTAGCAACGAGCTCGCATTAGCCGGAAGACGAGCGATCCGTGTACCCGAATCAGCTCTCCCGGTTCATTTCGTGTTCTCCGGTGGCAAATATGCAAAACGTGTTGCTATGGGTGAACATTATTACCATCAATCTCCTGGTTGGGATGACAAACAGACCCCGGTGGTTCGGGGTGAACTTTGGCACGTTTTATGCATTCACCGTGTGATGCTTCAATTTGCAAGAGCCAAGCAAAACATCAACCAGCAAACCGTGTCCACCGTGTCCATTGCACCCATTGCATCCATTGCCACACAGCTGCGATTATTTGAACTTCAATCACGTAATTTAATA encodes:
- the LOC121594323 gene encoding TBC1 domain family member 31 isoform X1, with product MEMEVNAGKLGKPGTGKASFKFNSSNDGVLLRLHHTVKNETEGTVVRIRFTAAGFTANNERLVAADHRDNVFVFDLVGQRFWAVAEQLKRITIIEGLVGGNLVALGSKDGMVFILDLDENNCARKLNAHPGRVVYLASSSPNHATAKLRSKATGISSPADAFERYDRTYLLAASQDCAKLYSREDFAELACLRYGLAANNSFRPNAWHWFGAPTGPALITHSTEGVVRVYRPNFKLVKELNITRLIELYRKNTPAQTITFERQRSESAAEEPDSVELTVKRLTEAMVSPGRRITTAQPTKDGQYYVALCGHSTLAFLALDSWLVCRVVTLSNLFIAQFAFLPAGESAGSGRRARCCTLTVRTTGNDLMLLNFGNDAGCLDNNPSVLRPLASGSGGGGGGGGVVHNCYKFALAPNGRMLANVLGSGEVLLHNLDPYRRIDAAASAMGHHRKAARKIERPGSGTSSCTGSLGRLQRSPRKAKLEQQINALQVQLSKTLPKHRLLPILREYGEYPAKHRATIWRTLLELPGDRASYAVLLNRGSHPCVASYEQRFAGLDRRTVRNLKRTVSCLAHWCPAFGLIDYLPSFVLPFVRQQPTDALALFETVATVLMNQCQHWFEYAPLEPFNYLAMVENVLADCEPRLMAFYRRNGVAPRTYAVPLMESAFVRCCSGGTDGDNQWLTLWDHVLSNEPCFGVFLVAAYSSLHRGTLLKATADGGSTTVERIFFHQSSAFGDVRRLVGRAHDLMERCTAAAHPRHYFKPFTPLNMPSTLPTVNDGWKPSSCDSAASNAVDCFSPAGESEELSAHSTASPTPSGEAANASEKGSSHRTYASFANFPHKLTEVRCTETDTLRAEQRRLEGKIIELEKLEHGLRERLANDLVRQEHEQRVKAVERNLEEAIAREEQRVEMQRKLLLLHRKQLRERENELSLDVANAKLINDATVRERELDALLNKFARERQREETDLLFAEEDIKLKELELLGRYRTEPDAARVRRPLDQRYQVALEQLAVQKLKLYDEIDRTYSSLGMPAGANEYAYRTVSELRKVASAAAYGSERQRDKMEERPRERLPGLIGSDSSSQVYADTIRRMEEQVKVLQRLKNDVQRK
- the LOC121594323 gene encoding uncharacterized protein LOC121594323 isoform X3, translated to MEMEVNAGKLGKPGTGKASFKFNSSNDGVLLRLHHTVKNETEGTVVRIRFTAAGFTANNERLVAADHRDNVFVFDLVGQRFWAVAEQLKRITIIEGLVGGNLVALGSKDGMVFILDLDENNCARKLNAHPGRVVYLASSSPNHATAKLRSKATGISSPADAFERYDRTYLLAASQDCAKLYSREDFAELACLRYGLAANNSFRPNAWHWFGAPTGPALITHSTEGVVRVYRPNFKLVKELNITRLIELYRKNTPAQTITFERQRSESAAEEPDSVELTVKRLTEAMVSPGRRITTAQPTKDGQYYVALCGHSTLAFLALDSWLVCRVVTLSNLFIAQFAFLPAGESAGSGRRARCCTLTVRTTGNDLMLLNFGNDAGCLDNNPSVLRPLASGSGGGGGGGGVVHNCYKFALAPNGRMLANVLGSGEVLLHNLDPYRRIDAAASAMGHHRKAARKIERPGSGTSSCTGSLGRLQRSPRKAKLEQQINALQVQLSKTLPKHRLLPILREYGEYPAKHRATIWRTLLELPGDRASYAVLLNRGSHPCVASYEQRFAGLDRRTVRNLKRTVSCLAHWCPAFGLIDYLPSFVLPFVRQQPTDALALFETVATVLMNQCQHWFEYAPLEPFNYLAMVENVLADCEPRLMAFYRRNGVAPRTYAVPLMESAFVRCCSGGTDGDNQWLTLWDHVLSNEPCFGVFLVAAYSSLHRGTLLKATADGGSTTVERIFFHQSSAFGDVRRLVGRAHDLMERCTAAAHPRHYFKPFTPLNMPSTLPTVNDGWKPSSCDSAASNAVDCFSPAGESEELSAHSTASPTPSGEAANASEKGSSHRTYASFANFPHKLTEVRCTETDTLRAEQRRLEGKIIELEKLEHGLRERLANDLVRQEHEQRVKGKCSRGTQPRGSDRPGGAAGRDAAEIVAAAPEAAARAGKRTFARRGEREAHQRRDGAGAGARCAAEQVCP